The proteins below come from a single Amphiura filiformis chromosome 15, Afil_fr2py, whole genome shotgun sequence genomic window:
- the LOC140171632 gene encoding LOW QUALITY PROTEIN: chondroitin sulfate N-acetylgalactosaminyltransferase 2-like (The sequence of the model RefSeq protein was modified relative to this genomic sequence to represent the inferred CDS: inserted 3 bases in 2 codons; deleted 4 bases in 2 codons), translating to MVVLYDRRFLPMCNYHSPCHRGMMRTPTIRYCLKVGIFFCIAFLLFLANLESCTTSVNGGITKVALRRQTQEVHTQTNSADLQQQEDCMASLSEQEERHSAEVTALRSQINSLKLELQKHTEKVEQLEEPNRSKDGKFQEADQSDLVNFIQQQMAKIDVRRTVHDEYEVVPFMSLTSKLVYAVQTDLSRKPAERPKGDKKEDLVEAVYFAIDVLKAQSSAKELSIEHFVDGIFKNDRTIGTYYDFIFKDPNHNYYHKLNXAAPFSPLQKLRTHVVETSRVLVNIIIPLSGRIDKFRTFIERFQSVCLDNQIRVFLTVVYFGEEGLDEIKNLLKYLEDTYSFHEYRVVSLLESFSRGRGLQEGVYSWDGPDVLMFFCDVDVAFNKEFIEHCRYHTVPGRTVYYPIVFSLYNPNIVYSSMENTPPENNQFHVHRDTGFWRDFGFXMTCQYRSDFLSIKGFDLDIHGWGGEDLHLYRKYLQSDLNVVRVTDPGIFHSYHPKECNTDLTPEQYRMCIGSKAMTEASHSQLGMLAFKDTINMTLFKMGQPPRPGNEGHRKR from the exons ATGGTGGTGCTGTATGACAGAAGATTCCTGCCAATGTGCAATTACCACTCCCCGTGTCACCGTGGGATGATGAGGACCCCAACCATCCGT TACTGCCTCAAAGTAGGCATCTTTTTCTGCATAGCATTCCTCCTCTTCCTTGCTAACCTGGAAAGCTGCACTACATCCGTCAATGGCGGG ATCACCAAAGTTGCATTGCGACGACAGACACAAGAGGTCCACACACAGACAAACTCGGCCGATTTGCAGCAGCAAGAAGACTGCATGGCGTCACTCAGCGAACAAGAAGAGCGCCACAGTGCTGAGGTCACGGCACTGCGAAGTCAAATTAACAGTTTGAAATTAGAGTTGCAAAAGCATACTGAAAAAGTAGAACAATTAGAGGAACCTAATAGGTCAAAAGATGGCAAATTCCAAGAAGCAGACCAAAGTGATCTTGTCAATTTTATTCAACAACAGATGGCCAAAATTGATGTGCGTAGAACTGTCCACGATGAGTATGAAGTAGTACCATTTATGAGCCTAACATCAAAATTAGTTTATGCTGTCCAAACAGATCTTTCACGAAAACCAGCCGAACGACCAAAGGGTGACAAAAAAGAGGATTTAGTTGAAGCTGTATATTTCGCCattgatgttttaaaagcacaaaGTTCAGCAAAGGAATTATCTATTGAACATTTTGTGGATGGAATCTTTAAAAATGATAGAACAATTGGAACATACTATGATTTTATATTCAAAGATCCGAACCATAATTACTACCATAAATTGAA TGCTGCGCCATTTTCACCGCTGCAAAAACTAAGAACGCATGTAGTAGAGACCAGCCGAGTTCTGGTCAATATAATCATTCCTCTCTCGGGTCGTATCGACAAATTCCGCACATTTATAGAACGTTTTCAAAGTGTGTGTTTAGATAATCAAATACGAGTCTTCCTAACTGTGGTGTACTTTGGAGAAGAAGGACTTGATGAGATCAAGAACCTTCTGAAGTATCTCGAAGATACTTACAGTTTCCATGAATATAGAGTTGTGTCGCTTCTAGAAAGCTTTtccagaggaagaggcttacaaGAAGGTGTGTATAGCTGGGATGGCCCCGATGTACTCATGTTTTTCTGTGATGTTGATGTAGCCTTTAACAAGGAATTCATTGAGCATTGCAGGTACCATACAGTACCTGGTAGGACTGTGTATTATCCTATTGTGTTTAGTCTTTATAACCCCAATATTGTGTACTCTTCGATGGAAAACACACCTCCTGAAAACAATCAGTTCCATGTACATCGCGATACAGGTTTCTGGCGCGATTTTGGTT GAATGACGTGTCAGTACCGGTCAGATTTTCTATCAATTAAAGGATTTGATCTCGACATCCACGGATGGGGAGGAGAGGATCTACATTTGTATCGCAAGTATCTACAATCCGATCTTAACGTGGTTCGTGTGACCGATCCGGGTATTTTCCATTCGTATCACCCTAAAGAATGCAATACGGATTTAACTCCCGAACAGTATCGTATGTGTATAGGTTCTAAAGCCATGACTGAAGCATCACATTCCCAACTTGGTATGCTGGCATTTAAAGATACCATAAACATGACTTTATTTAAAATGGGCCAACCACCTAGGCCTGGCAATGAAGGGCACAGGAAAAGGTGA